CATCAGGTTGCCCTCGGGGTCATAGATCGGACGGATGCGCAAGCGGTTGACGAAGGCCGAGCCGTCCTTGCGGTAATTCAGGATGTCGATGGTGAAGCGGGTTTCGGCCTTCAGGCCCTGGCGGATCGCCTCGACCGCATGGGGGTTGGTGTCGGGCCCCTGCAGGAAACGGCAGTTGCGGCCCAGCACCTCTTCGAGGGTGTAGCCGGTCTGGACCAGGAAGGCGTCGCTGACATAGATCATCGGGTTGTCGGGCTGCGACGGGTCGGAGAAGACGACGCTCATCTCGGCCTCGTCCTCGTCCAGAAGGGCGCGGAGGTCTGCGATGTCTTGCGGTGTGTCGGGCATGGGCGTGTTCCGTATCAGGTCGCGATAATGTCTGCGCATCAAACATATAGCGCGCATGCGATGGGTCCAAGCGGTGCGGTCGATGGGTCGCGGAGGCGGACTGCGCCGGGCCAGGCCGCTGGGTCGCATTGCACCGCGCTTAGCCCTGCGCATGCCGCGGCAGATCCACCCGGGGCACGCGCTTGTCCGCCGATCCTGCGGGATCCGCCCGGGCCAAGCCGCTTGCAAGCGGCTTAAGCGCGTTGCAACGCGCTTGGTCCCGGCGCGACCGGCGGCCCTGTCAGTCAGGAGGGGGCGCCGAGTGCCTCCAGATCGGCGCGGGAGCGGCACTGTTTGCCCAGGACACGCAGGATCGCGGCCAGCTCGGGTTCTTGCACATGCGCGACAGCCTCCTTGGCGGAGACCCACCTGCGGGTGCGCTCGTCCTGTTCCTTCCAGCACTCTTCCAGCCGGTCGACGATCAGCGGATAGACCGTCACCTTGCACAGGCAGGACTCGGTCTCCGACAGGACCTTGCGGTAATGGTAATGCCCAAGCGGCGTGGTGAGCACCTGGCCCACGACCCCTGCCTCCTCCTGCGCCTCGATCGCAGCAGCCTCGGGGAAGGACAGGTCGGTCATCGGCCACCCCTTGGGGATGATCCAGCGCCGGGTCGTGCGCGAGGTGATCAGCAGCACCCGCAGCTTGCCGTCCTTCCAGCGTATCGGCAGGGCGGCGACCTGCAGCCGGGCCTCCTGGGGCGTCTTGGCCATGAAATCCATGTTCCTCAAATCGCGATGAAAAAAACATTTTCATGGGGTGGGTACAACAAAATTCGTTGCATATCGTGGCGATTGCCAACAATGCTAGGGCCAGATTTGGGGGGAGGCAGGAATCGTGGCACACGCGGTCTCTGGCACTGGGTGCGAAAATCGGCGCAGCGTGCCGCGACGACTGAAGAAGTCGGAACGGCAACGCCGCATCCTGCTGGAGCTGAAGTTGCATCCGCATGTGCGGGTCAGCGACCTCGCCCGGCGCTTCGATGTATCTACCGAAACCCTGCGCCGCGATCTCGACAGCCTGAGCCACGAGGGGCTGATCAGCCGCGCCTATGGCGGGGCCTCGGTGCCGACGCGGGGCACATATCCGGACCTGACCGAGCGCTCCGGCGCCCGCGCGGCCGAGCGGGCCCGCATCGCGCAGGCCGCGGCGGCCCTGGTCCATCCCGGCGAGACCCTGATGATCGACAGCGGCGCGACCATGATCGAGGTGGCGCGCGCGCTGGCCTGGCGTGGCACGCCCTGCACGGTAATCACCAACAGCCTGCCGGTGGCGATGACCCTCGGCGAGGGCGCGGCGGAGGTGATCCTGGCGCCCGGCGCCTACCAGGCAGCGGAATCTGCGGTCACCGGCACGGACACGGTCGCCTTCCTCAACGGCTTCCGCGTGGATCGCTGCATGATCGGCGCGGCCGGGCTGACCGGCGAGGGGCCGTTCGAGACCGTGCGCGGGTTCACGGCGGTGAAACGGGCGATGCTGTCACGGAGCTGTCACACACATCTGGTGTTGGATAGCGGCAAGTTCGGGCGGACCGGACTGAACCATGTGGGGGCACTGGATATGCTGTCCTCGGTGGTCGTGGAGACGCGACCCCCGGCGGATCTGGCCAGTGCGCTGCACCGGGCCGGGGTCGATGTGCTGATCGCGGACTGAACCACAAGATACTGATACTTCGGGGAGAAACCAAATGAACATCACAACCAAACTGCTGACCGGCGTTTCGATGGCGGCGATGCTGACACTGGGCGGGGCCGCATCGGCCCAGGATTGCCCACGCGGCGATCTGGACGAGCGTTTCTGCGACGTGGATGGCGACTTGGTCGCCGATATCCCGACCGATCCGTCGGAACTGGTCGATCCCGACACGCTGATCTTCGCCTACACGCCGGTGGAGGACCCGGCGGTCTATGCCGAAGCCTGGTCGGACTTCATCGACCATCTGTCGGAGGTCACGGGCAAGGACGTGGTGTTCTTCCCCGTCCAGAGCAACGCCGCCCAGATCGAGGCGATGCGCTCGGGCCGACTGCACGTGGCGGGGTTCAACACCGGGTCGAACCCGTTGGCGGTCAACTGCGCGGGCTTCCGGCCCTTCGCGCTGATGGCGGCGACAGATGGCAGCTTCGGCTACGAGATGGAGATCATCACCTATCCCGGCTCCGGCATCGAGACGATCGAGGACATCAAGGGCGGGCAGCTGGCCTTCACCTCGCCCACGTCGAATTCCGGCTTCAAGGCGCCCTCGGCGATCCTGAAGGCGGAGTATGGCATGGAAGCCGAAAAGGATTTCGAGCCCGTGTTCTCGGGCAAACACGACAATTCGATCCTCGGGGTGGCCAACAAGGACTATCCGGCGGCGGCTATCGCAAACTCGGTGCTGCACCGGATGACCGAGCGCGAGGTCGTGAGCGAGGACCAGATCGTGTCGATCTACACTTCGCAGACCTTCCCGACCACGGGGTATGGCACCGCCCATAACCTGACGCCGGAGTTGCAGGACCAGATCCGCGATGCCTTCATCAACTTCGAGTGGGAAGGCACGTCGCTGGAAGAGGAATTCTCGAAATCCAACGAGGGCCAGTTTTTGCCGATGAACTACAAGGAGTTCTGGGCGGTGATCCGGCAGATCGACGAGGCCAACGGCGTTTCCTACGCGTGCGAATGATCTGAAACCATGGCGCGTGGCGGGCCGGTCGGTCCGCCACGCCCTTTTTTGCGGGGTGGGACATGCTGCGTCTCGAGAAGCTGACCAAGACCTACAAGACCGGGGACAAGGCCCTGACGGAGATCGACCTGGAGGTGCCATCGGGGCAGGTCCTGGCGCTGATCGGGCCGTCGGGGGCGGGCAAGTCCACCATGATCCGCTGCATCAACCGTCTGGTGCCGCCCACGAGCGGGGCGGTGTGGCTGGACGATGTGAATATCACCGCGCTGGGGTCGGGCGGCTTGCGCCGGGCGCGGCGCGAGATGGGCATGATTTTCCAGGAATACGCGCTGGTCGAGCGGCTGACGGTGATGGAGAACGTGTTGTCGGGGCGGTTGGGCTTTGTCGGGTTCTGGCGGTCCTTCCTGCGGCGCTATCCCCAGTCGGATGTGGACGAGGCGTTTCGCCTTCTGGACCGGGTTGGGCTGTTGCACATGGCCGACAAGCGGGCGGACGAGTTGTCCGGCGGCCAACGGCAGCGCGTGGGCATTTGCCGGGCGCTGATCCAGAACCCCAAGCTGCTGTTGGTGGATGAGCCGACCGCATCGCTGGACCCCAAGACCTCCCGCCAGATCATGCGGCTGATCACCGAGCTGTGCGCCGAGCGCGGGTTGGCGGCGATCATCAACATCCACGACGTGGCACTGGCGCAGATGTTCGTGCCGCGCGTGGTGGGTCTGCGCTTTGGCGAGATAGTCTATGACGGGGGGCCCACGGGGCTGACACCAGACAAGCTGACCGAGATTTACGGCGAGGAGGATTGGGAGGCCACCATCGAGAAGGTGGAGGACGAGGACGCGCCCGTGGAGGCCGCCGAATGACAGCCCGGCTGGAGGATATGGTCGGCACGCCCTGGCGCAAGCCGCCTTTCGTGCGCAGCGCGGCACTGCGCTGGACCCTGATCGTGGGCACCATCGCCTATCTGATTGCCGCCTTCGCCACCATCGAGGTCGATTGGGGCCGGGTCTATATCGGGCTGGAGCGGGGCTGGCAGTTCATCCTGGGCTTTGCCAATCCGGATTTCACCTCGCGTGGCAAGGATATCTGGGAGGGGCTGCTGGAGAGCATCGTGATGACGGTGGCGGCCTCGGTGGTGGGGATCGCGATCTCGATCCCCATCGCGCTGGGGGCGGCGCGCAACATCGCGCCACTGCCGGTCTACCTGGTGTGTCGGGCGATCATCGCCGTGAGCCGGGCGTTGCAGGAAATCATCGTCGCGATCCTGCTGGTCGCGATCTTCGGCTTCGGGCCACTGGCGGGGTTCCTGACCCTGTCCTTCGCGACCATCGGGTTTCTGTCGAAGCTTCTGGCTGAAGACATCGAATCCATGGACCGGGTGCAGGCCGAGGCGATCAAGGCCTCGGGCGCGAGCTGGATGCAGTGGATCAACTACGGCGTGCAACCCCAAGTGATGCCACGCCTCATCGGTCTGAGCATGTACCGGATCGACATCAATTTCCGCGAGAGCGCGATCCTTGGGCTCGTGGGTGCGGGCGGGATCGGGGCGACTTTGAACACCGCCTTCGACCGCTATGAATACAACACGGCGGCGGCGATATTGCTGCTGATCATCGGGATCGTGATGGCGCTGGAATACCTCTCCGGCATCATCCGGGCGCGGGTGCAATAATGCCGGTTCTGGACAAGGCAGGGACGCAGGTCTGGCATCGCCGGACCCGCAACGAAAGTCTGGTACGCTGGTTCGGCTGGCTGCTGGGGGTGGCGGTGTTCGTGGTCTGCTGGCAGCGGATCTCGGACGCGACCACGTGGTTCTTCGTCTGGGACGCGCCGCGGATCGCCGACGATATCTGGACCCGGGCCACCCCGCCGCGGTGGGAATACATCACCCAGCTGGGGCGGCCGATCTGGGACACGATCAACATCGCCACGCTGGGCACGATCATCGCACTCTTTCTCGCGGTGCCGGTGGCGTTCCTGGCGGCGCGCAACACGACGCCCTCGGCGCTGATCATCCGGCCCATCGCACTTTTGATCATAGTGTCGACCCGGTCGATCAACTCGCTGATCTGGGCGCTTCTGCTGATCGCGATCATCGGGCCGGGGGTGCTGGCCGGTGTGGTCGCCATCGCGATCCGGTCCATCGGGTTCTGCGCCAAGCTGCTTTACGAGGCGATCGAGGAGATCGACATCAAGCAGGTCGAGGCGATCACCGCCACGGGCGCCTCGCGCTGGCAGGTCATGGCCTACGGGATCGTGCCGCAGATCATGCCCGCCTTCGCCGGGATCGCGGTGTTCCGCTGGGACATCAACATCCGCGAATCCACGGTGCTGGGGCTTGTGGGCGCGGGGGGCATCGGGCTGCAGCTGTCATCCTCGCTCAACGTGCTGGCTTGGCCGCAGGTGAGCTTGATCCTGCTGGTGATCCTGGCGGCTGTCGTGATCAGCGAATGGGTCTCGGCCAAGGTGCGGGGCGCAATCATTTGACCCTGATGACGCTGGACCATGCGTTCGACGCCTACGAGGCGGCGCGCCCCCGCCTGCCCCGGGCCATCGCACCGCACGGGACACCCGAGGCGCTGGAGAGCCTCGCGCCGCTGGCCGACCGGTTCGACGCCTTCCTTCTGGATGCGTTCGGGGTGCTGAATATCGGCGAGACGGCGATCCCCGGCGCGGTGGGGCGGGTTGCGGACCTGCAGGCGGCGGGCAAGCGGGTGCTGATCGTGTCCAATGCCGCCAGCGTGCCCCATGCCGCCCTGATGGAGAAATACGCGAAGCTGGGTTTTCGGTTCGCGCCCGAGGACGTGATCACCAGCCGCCGGACGCTGGCCCATCACATGGCGGGCGGGGCGGCGGCGTGCTGGGGCGTGATGACGCCCGAGGGCATCGCGCTGGACGATCTCGGCCCCGGGGAGATCACGGTGCTGGGCGACGACCCCGCGCCCTATGCGGCGGTGGACGGGTTCCTCCTGGTGGGCAGCGCGGGCTGGAGTGCGGCGCGGCAAGCGTTGCTGGAGGGTGCCCTGCGTGCCCGGCCGCGGCCCGTTCTGGTGGCCAATCCGGACATCGTGGCTCCGCGGGAGACGGGGCTGACCGCGGAGCCGGGGCATTTCGCCCATCAACTCGCCGACCGGACGGGTGTCAGCCCGCAGTTTTTCGGCAAGCCCTTCGCCAACATTTATGACCTGGCCTTCGCGCGGCTGGGGGATGTGGACCGGAGCCGGGTGGTGATGGTGGGTGACAGCCTGCACACCGACATCCTGGGTGCACAGACCGCACGGGTGCGCTCGGCCCTGATCACGGGCTACGGGTTCCTGGCGGGGCGGGACGCGGGGGCCATGATCGCGCGGTCCGGCATAATACCTGATTTTGTTGTGGCAAGCCCCTGAAAAAGCGCACATAACCACGGAAACCGCCCGCAGATGGCGGAGAGACGGACACCAACTGCAAAACGGGAGAAGACCCATGAAATATACCATTTCCACCATCGCAACGCTGGCGGTGCTCGGCTCGGCGCAGAGCGCGCTGGCACAGACCGAGATCGAGTTCTGGCATGCCTTCACCGGGCGTCTGGGCGAGCTTGTGGCCGAGCAGGTCGACACGTTCAACGCCAGCCAGGACGAGTTCGTGGTCGTCCAGAGCCACAAGGGCAACTATTCCGAGACCCTGAATGCCGGGATCGCGGCCTTCCGCGCGGGTGAGCAGCCCCATATCCTGATGGTGTTCGAAGTGGGCACCGCCACCATGATGGCTGCACAGGGGGCGATCCGGCCGGTGTTCGAGGTGATGGGCGACGGGTTCGACCAGTCGAAATACATCGGCTCGGTGAAGGGCTACTATACCTCGACCGACGGCAACATGCTGTCACTGCCCTATAACTCGTCCACGCCGGTTCTGTGGGTGAACCGTGACATGCTGTCGGAGGCCGGGATCGACCCGGACACGGATCTGTCAACCTGGGAGCAGGTCGGCGAGGTTCTGGACCAGCTGGCCGCGGCGGGCGTCGAGTGCCCGATGACCACCGCCTGGCAGAGCTGGATCCACCTGGAAAACTTCTCGGCCTATCATGACGTGCCGTTTGCGACCCAGGAGAACGGGTTTGCCGGGGCCGACACGGAGCTGGCCTTCAACAGCCCCGCACAGGTCGCGCATATCTCGGCCATGGGCAAATGGGCCGAAGAGGGCAAGTTCATCTATGCCGGCCGGCGCAACGAGGGCGGGGCCAATTTCCGCGCGGGCGAATGCGCGCTCTTCACCGAATCCTCCGCCGGGTATGCCGGGATCAATGCGGAGGCCGAGTTCGAATTCGAAGTGCGGCCCCTGCCCTATTGGACGGCGGTGGCGGACGACCCGCAGAACACCATCATCGGGGGCGCGTCGCTCTGGGTGATGGAGGGGCACGAGGCTGAGGAGTATGCGGGCGTCGCCGCCTTCATGGATTTCCTGTCCAGCCCCGAGATCCAGGCCA
The Dinoroseobacter shibae DFL 12 = DSM 16493 genome window above contains:
- a CDS encoding PAS sensor domain-containing protein, translating into MPDTPQDIADLRALLDEDEAEMSVVFSDPSQPDNPMIYVSDAFLVQTGYTLEEVLGRNCRFLQGPDTNPHAVEAIRQGLKAETRFTIDILNYRKDGSAFVNRLRIRPIYDPEGNLMFFAGAQNPV
- a CDS encoding NUDIX hydrolase encodes the protein MAKTPQEARLQVAALPIRWKDGKLRVLLITSRTTRRWIIPKGWPMTDLSFPEAAAIEAQEEAGVVGQVLTTPLGHYHYRKVLSETESCLCKVTVYPLIVDRLEECWKEQDERTRRWVSAKEAVAHVQEPELAAILRVLGKQCRSRADLEALGAPS
- a CDS encoding DeoR/GlpR family DNA-binding transcription regulator; this translates as MPRRLKKSERQRRILLELKLHPHVRVSDLARRFDVSTETLRRDLDSLSHEGLISRAYGGASVPTRGTYPDLTERSGARAAERARIAQAAAALVHPGETLMIDSGATMIEVARALAWRGTPCTVITNSLPVAMTLGEGAAEVILAPGAYQAAESAVTGTDTVAFLNGFRVDRCMIGAAGLTGEGPFETVRGFTAVKRAMLSRSCHTHLVLDSGKFGRTGLNHVGALDMLSSVVVETRPPADLASALHRAGVDVLIAD
- the phnD gene encoding phosphate/phosphite/phosphonate ABC transporter substrate-binding protein translates to MNITTKLLTGVSMAAMLTLGGAASAQDCPRGDLDERFCDVDGDLVADIPTDPSELVDPDTLIFAYTPVEDPAVYAEAWSDFIDHLSEVTGKDVVFFPVQSNAAQIEAMRSGRLHVAGFNTGSNPLAVNCAGFRPFALMAATDGSFGYEMEIITYPGSGIETIEDIKGGQLAFTSPTSNSGFKAPSAILKAEYGMEAEKDFEPVFSGKHDNSILGVANKDYPAAAIANSVLHRMTEREVVSEDQIVSIYTSQTFPTTGYGTAHNLTPELQDQIRDAFINFEWEGTSLEEEFSKSNEGQFLPMNYKEFWAVIRQIDEANGVSYACE
- the phnC gene encoding phosphonate ABC transporter ATP-binding protein, encoding MLRLEKLTKTYKTGDKALTEIDLEVPSGQVLALIGPSGAGKSTMIRCINRLVPPTSGAVWLDDVNITALGSGGLRRARREMGMIFQEYALVERLTVMENVLSGRLGFVGFWRSFLRRYPQSDVDEAFRLLDRVGLLHMADKRADELSGGQRQRVGICRALIQNPKLLLVDEPTASLDPKTSRQIMRLITELCAERGLAAIINIHDVALAQMFVPRVVGLRFGEIVYDGGPTGLTPDKLTEIYGEEDWEATIEKVEDEDAPVEAAE
- the phnE gene encoding phosphonate ABC transporter, permease protein PhnE, producing MTARLEDMVGTPWRKPPFVRSAALRWTLIVGTIAYLIAAFATIEVDWGRVYIGLERGWQFILGFANPDFTSRGKDIWEGLLESIVMTVAASVVGIAISIPIALGAARNIAPLPVYLVCRAIIAVSRALQEIIVAILLVAIFGFGPLAGFLTLSFATIGFLSKLLAEDIESMDRVQAEAIKASGASWMQWINYGVQPQVMPRLIGLSMYRIDINFRESAILGLVGAGGIGATLNTAFDRYEYNTAAAILLLIIGIVMALEYLSGIIRARVQ
- the phnE gene encoding phosphonate ABC transporter, permease protein PhnE; this translates as MPVLDKAGTQVWHRRTRNESLVRWFGWLLGVAVFVVCWQRISDATTWFFVWDAPRIADDIWTRATPPRWEYITQLGRPIWDTINIATLGTIIALFLAVPVAFLAARNTTPSALIIRPIALLIIVSTRSINSLIWALLLIAIIGPGVLAGVVAIAIRSIGFCAKLLYEAIEEIDIKQVEAITATGASRWQVMAYGIVPQIMPAFAGIAVFRWDINIRESTVLGLVGAGGIGLQLSSSLNVLAWPQVSLILLVILAAVVISEWVSAKVRGAII
- a CDS encoding HAD-IIA family hydrolase; translated protein: MTLMTLDHAFDAYEAARPRLPRAIAPHGTPEALESLAPLADRFDAFLLDAFGVLNIGETAIPGAVGRVADLQAAGKRVLIVSNAASVPHAALMEKYAKLGFRFAPEDVITSRRTLAHHMAGGAAACWGVMTPEGIALDDLGPGEITVLGDDPAPYAAVDGFLLVGSAGWSAARQALLEGALRARPRPVLVANPDIVAPRETGLTAEPGHFAHQLADRTGVSPQFFGKPFANIYDLAFARLGDVDRSRVVMVGDSLHTDILGAQTARVRSALITGYGFLAGRDAGAMIARSGIIPDFVVASP
- the ugpB gene encoding sn-glycerol-3-phosphate ABC transporter substrate-binding protein UgpB, translated to MKYTISTIATLAVLGSAQSALAQTEIEFWHAFTGRLGELVAEQVDTFNASQDEFVVVQSHKGNYSETLNAGIAAFRAGEQPHILMVFEVGTATMMAAQGAIRPVFEVMGDGFDQSKYIGSVKGYYTSTDGNMLSLPYNSSTPVLWVNRDMLSEAGIDPDTDLSTWEQVGEVLDQLAAAGVECPMTTAWQSWIHLENFSAYHDVPFATQENGFAGADTELAFNSPAQVAHISAMGKWAEEGKFIYAGRRNEGGANFRAGECALFTESSAGYAGINAEAEFEFEVRPLPYWTAVADDPQNTIIGGASLWVMEGHEAEEYAGVAAFMDFLSSPEIQAKWHQDTGYLPITTEAGELTRAQGFYEANPGTDIAVIQMTAKEPTANSKGLRLGSFDQIRGIIDEELEAVWSGDKDAQAALDSAVERGNALLRRFEQASR